DNA sequence from the Streptomyces sp. HUAS 15-9 genome:
GTCACCTCCAGCAGCGGCCAGCAGGTGGTAGGCCACTGGTTCGGGGCGCAGCGGCTCGACTTCCGGCCCCAGGAGTACTGGAAGGCCGGCTCCAAGGTCACGATGAAGATCGACCTGGACGGGGTCAAGGGCGCGAACGGCGCCTACGGCGTGCAGAAGAAGACGGTGACCTTCACCGTCGGGCGCTCGCAGGTCTCCACGGTCGATGTCAACACGCAGACGATGACGGTGGTGCGGGACGGCAGGACGGTCAAGTCGATCCCGATCTCGTCGGGCAGTGCGGAGCACACCACGTACAACGGGCAGATGGTGATCTCCGAGAAGTTCGTGCAGACGCGCATGAACGGATCGACGGTGGGCTACGGCGGCGAGTACGACATCTCGGACGTGCCGCACGCGATGCGCCTGACGACGTCCGGCACCTTCGTCCACGGCAACTACTGGTACAACCAGGGCAACCCGCCCTTCGGCCGCCAGGGCACCAGCCACGGCTGCGTCGGACTCCAGGACGTGCGGGGCGCGCAGGGCAGCACGACCGCCAAGTGGTTCTACGACAACTCGCTGATCGGGGACCTCGTGGTCGTGAAGAACTCCCCCGACAAGACGGTGTCCCCGGACAACGGGCTCAACGGCTGGAACATGTCGTGGAGCGAGTGGCAGGCGGGCAGCGCCGCCTGATCGGGAAGTGCCTTTTGATTGGCTTGTTCTGACGGGTCGTCGGGCCGCGCG
Encoded proteins:
- a CDS encoding L,D-transpeptidase, with product MTTPDIAARRALGACAALMVGALTLTACGGDANAKSDDSNGGKDSAKTSSAQIAISAKDGSTSASINATGVKVSGGKLTEVKMTVAGSGQAVPGTISADGAAWKPKEQLERGTKYQISATAKDGDGRTSAANSIFTTVTTANSFIGTYTPDNGTTVGVGMPVSFNFDKVITDKKAVQSHITVTSSSGQQVVGHWFGAQRLDFRPQEYWKAGSKVTMKIDLDGVKGANGAYGVQKKTVTFTVGRSQVSTVDVNTQTMTVVRDGRTVKSIPISSGSAEHTTYNGQMVISEKFVQTRMNGSTVGYGGEYDISDVPHAMRLTTSGTFVHGNYWYNQGNPPFGRQGTSHGCVGLQDVRGAQGSTTAKWFYDNSLIGDLVVVKNSPDKTVSPDNGLNGWNMSWSEWQAGSAA